A segment of the Halocatena salina genome:
ACGCGTACCCGTGGGCAACAGTCCAGCTAGTCGGTAACACAGTCCCGCTCGTCCTTGATGCGCGGCCGGTACGGAAAGGCGAGTCACGCTGTCACCTACTGACGACCTATACTACAGCAGCGTAGCGTACCTCTTTACTACCAACAAATAGTCGAACTGGTGAACCATCATGAACAGTTACCAACTCGCCAACTGCTACGAATCGTTCGGTCGTTTCACACCGAGAACTTGTCGAATCGTGTTCGTCCATATATATCCCCTGCTGTTACAAGCATACGTTTGTAATCCCCCATCCACTACAGTCACAGCGTTACTGTTCTGGGGCGAGTCTGTTCACCACATATTTATAAAATATTAATTGGGAAGTAAGTAGCGTCTGAGTGACGAAATGAGCGTCTTGTCCTTACGGTGCTGGTCCAGGGGTGAGTTCCGGACCGACAATGACGTTGACCGCACGGGGGCGAACATGCAGCGACAACTGCTGACGAGTACTCATTTCCCATCGAGACTGAACTCGACAGATCGGCCCTGCTGAGTCGTGATTTCGAGATGCTCGGAGGTGAAGTGCGTCACATGTTCGGTATCGCCCTCAAAGAATCGCTGTATCGCAGCCTCCCTGAGAGTAGTTCGTTCGTTGGCATCTCTTCGACGATCGTGATGTTGAAGAGCTCATCTTCCACGTTCGACTGTCCACCGCCCGGAAACTGACGGGCGTTGCCGATAAGAATGCACAGCGCCTCCGCCGTCCACGTTGAGTCTGCTGGGGCTGTAGACGCGGGCGCGGTGTCGATCTCCACGTGGAGCAGATTGAATTCGGTCGCTTGTCGGAACCCCGTCATCACGTAAGCAAGCGTACCGAGCCGTTCTTTCAGATCCGAATCGGTCTCCGAACTCGTTTGCGCTGTGAGGCCGGCGATACAAGAATTAGTGAACGGTTCACCGTCGGCCACCCCCAGATCGATGCATCGTCCCTTTCCGATTTCGAGGAGATCGAAGGCCTGTTCGATATTCGTCACACCGGTGTTCTGTGCGAAGTTGTTCCCGGTTCCGGTGGGAATAACGGCAACTGTGGTGTCAGCGAGCGCATCCGCCTGATCGAGTCCGGAGACGACCTGGTGTATCGTTCTGTCGCCACCACACGCTGCCAGCAGTTTGACATCGTCGGTGGCAGCATCTTTCGCAAGTGTGATTGCATCGCCTGCTTCGTCCGTCTCCCTAACCGTGTATCTACAATCTGCAGCGCGGGTATGCACGTCGAAGCGTAGGCTCCCGTGCTGCCGTCGGGTTCAGTATGATTCGGCAGTGATCGCTCTCATCACATGAACCAATCGCGGACGTATCCTTCCCGTCATGAATCGGTCTGTCATCTGTTATTGTTCAATTGAATAGTGACCGACAATATTTCCTCCAACCATTAAATCCTCGTATCCGTCTGTGACGATTATCCCAATCATATAGAGCCAGTATCGGAGTGCTTGCTTTCCTTAGCATCCGAGTTCACAAACAGATAAAGGGAAACAATCCATAAATAGATGCTGGATAGAATGTTCTCTTCATCTGCGGCGAGTAGCCGGTCACAGAAGTGTGCTGCTGCAGCGGTTCGCCTCGTAAGCGATAGACCGATGCAGTCGCTCCTCAGATGGGATTCTGGTCTGAGCGGTGCGAACACGGTGTTTATAGAGGCACTGGATTATCGAGAGATGGCCCGTCCCCGAAGCTTGCGTACCAGCTTCTTAAGAAGCTGAAGCGTTGTGATCACGCTCGATATCTTGTACGCCAATTTGAACAGTCGCTTTACTCGTGATGCCATACCTGATAGACGCGCTCTCGTCGTAAGAATATGTGGCTTTCACAATCACGCTTTTCTGGCCATCCCACCGAAACAGTTCTGTAAGGCCTGTTGAGGTTCCCCGAAGTACTTTCCCCTCACTAACAGTTACCTATCAACCACCTTGGAGTCCAAGCCCGAGGCTTGTCCGTAGTTCCCGTTCTAACCGAAGCGTTTGGCATCGGCGGGCGTGTGCTCGGCGTTCACGTACATCGATCTGACTTGAAGACCTCGGGTCCTGCGAACGTCATCGAACTACGTTCGGTTGACTCATCAGACCAATAGTCATAGACATCACTTTTGCAACTTCGTTTCGATGTACGTTACCGACTGTTTGAGGCGGTCACACTACGTCCGGTGTCTCCTACTGTTCAATGTCGAACGAGAGTAGGAACCCATGCAAGTCCCTAATGGTCTGATGAACGTCGCCAGAACGCACCCGTTCTGGCTGCCCGCAAGATATAACCTGACGACTGCGTCGCAATCCCGTTCACTACATACCTACACAACTGACATCGAATAATGTGTCGTCGTGATTGCCCTCTGGGTAAATCCACCGTACGAACATTGCTGAACTACGGATGGACACGCGAGTAATCTGTGGTGGCCACTGTACGACAGCCAGAATAGAACATCTTTATGTACGGTTTGTGGCGATACATACAGTGCTCCCAGCGAGCGCCATTCTTTTGTCGCTGTCGGTTGAAGCGACTGATAGGGATCATTGGACTACTCACTTATGATTCGGTATGCTGCTGAACACAGTGTGACAGGAGGTGAACACAATGAGTAATCGTACTAACAAGCTGCGTTCGGCCCTCACACGTCCCGGCGAGCATTCTATAGTGCGATGGATGTTGGTCACTGGGCCTCGAACCAAAGTTATGTTCTCACTTATGTCGGTTGTATTCATCTCTCTTCTAGGATTAGCTATAGTTAGACCAGTAGGGATGCGCGATTTACTCAACGAAACAAGCGCTGTAAAGACATTGTTTAGTAACCTCCTCAGTGGTGCCATCCTCCTCGTTTCGATCGTTGTTTCGATCAATTCAGTGGTTCTCTCGCAGGAGATAACAGATCTTGAAAGCCAACAGGACCGTATTGCTGCCTCACTCGAATACCATAACTATATTGAAGATTTCATTGAAGCAGATATTACACCAGCTCGGCCAGCAGATTTCTTGAACGCGGTTTTATACGCGGTTTCTCGTCATGTCCAATCGCTAGCTCAGTTCGCTACCGACAACACAAATGACGAGTATCAGAAAGAGGTGGAAGCATTCGCCGATCAAGTGGCTGAAGACATCGAACAAGCACGATACACGCTCACTACCGCCCGATTCGGATCGATCCAAGTTCTTCTAGCTGGGCTGAATTACAATTACTCCGGACAACTCCACACAGCACGAGGTCTCAAGCGTACATACGAGTCCGAACTCCGTGACGAAGAACAGGAAGCAATAGCCACAATCATAGATATTCTCACGTATATTGGTACCGGCCGTGAGTACTTCAAATCGCTATATTATAAGCAGGAACTTGCACGTCTTTCGAGCCGGTTATTAATCATCTCATTACCCGTCATCGTGTTCACGTCATACGTGCTTTTAGCACTCGATGCAAGTCTGTTTCCCGATATTTCAGTATTCGGAGTATCCCCACTCCTGCTCTTCATCACATCCGCCTATACGATAGCTCTCGCTCCATATATCATCTTGACAGCGTACATCATGCGAGCGGCGACAATTACTCTCCGGACTCTCGCTGCAGGACCATTTATTCTACAAGAAGGTGGTGACATCGGCTCTCTTGGCTGGAACTCACCTAGTTCATCATGCGAGTGGGAGAAACCATCCCGGGAATGGGAGCTAACAGAGCGTACTGATGACGATTGATCCCTCGCAGCATCGATATTCGGCCCATGGAATAGTTGCATCCACTACTCCCAGTCAGCGCAGCTGGCTTGATTACTACCGTCAGCAGGAACGATCGAAAAAAACAGCGAATCAAGACGCGATGCCGAGAATGTTTCATCCTTGGCCCAATTTTCGTATCACATTGTCATGATTCGTGATGGAAATTCCCTTAAGACGGTAGGCTCCACCAGGTGGAGTGGATCAATAGCGCAATAACTCGACTAGTCTCTCACTTTTTCTGGCGCTGTTTATGTCGTTTGTCAGCAATTCAACCGCTTGTTGTCGTCATATGCCGCTTCTGCTTCGTTCTCAGATGAAAGATACCTTCTCATGAACGACTTCGTTCCGGCGTGTCTGCTCGTTCCGAGCCTTGAACTCGTCGGCTTTTCAACGTCGAAGTAGAGTTTGAGTACTGTCTCCACTGCGAACGTTGGAATCAGTTGATATAGCAGCCATCCCACAGATTATTAACTACTGATATAATTATATAAATATATAATAACATATATTAAGGATAATGGTTTTCTACTGTTCACCTCTATCCCAGTTCCAGACGTACTCTAGCCGAGTTGAAGCACCTAGCAAACCCCTAGCTCGTAATAAACCACGTGGTGAATATATTATTCGTGACACTGCCATTACATCCGCACCGCTGTAAAAGCGAGGAGATATTAGTAAATGTGTTCCATAGTGTTATCCAGCTGGCGCTTGGCGATCAGGTCATTTCGTAGGCAGCGTGTCAGTGCTTTCGACGAGGGAACCGACGTTGTCGGGGTCGTCATTGGCGGCTCGGTTGAGGAGTTGTCCGGTGATGATAGCGCACACAAGGATACCGTTGACTCCCCATATCTGAGTATCTTGACGACCGGTAGGGATTGTTTCGTCCATGAGAGTCTAGTTGTCCGGTGGTTCGATCAATGGGGATGCTCAAAAACGGAAGGGATATTATCACTGACGAGCAGTTTCCGGCCGATGACATAGGCCACGATGTCTCGGTTGTCGGAGAGAAGGTGATACAGCGTTTCACGCAGCCGCGCGTTCTTCGTCGGTGAGCCGCGATTCGTTGTTTTGAACCCGAGACAGCCAGACCGGCTGGATGGCACCACGGCCGAGCCGACGCCGTATACGGTGGTGTACACGGAAAACAAGCTCCGGTTTCGCTACTACGAGGCGCGCGAGCGCCACGGGGAGCAGACCGCCCCAGTGTGTCCACCTACGCACTCATCGACATGCCCGCTGTTCTCGACCTCTGTCGTGATCGGAGCGTGATCGGCCAGTTCCTTGATAAGGGATTCGATGTCTACCTCATCGGCTGGGGTTCACCCGGTGAGCCACTCCACTATGTCACCGTTGAGCGCGATGTACGTGGCTCTCTTCCCGGAGAAAGTGGTGGCGCTGGGGTTAAGTCCGCCGCTCCATTTCGCTGTTGAGAGCGGACTGTTCGACGTACGGGAGATCGCCGAGCGCCACGATCCCCAGCGTAGACGCCTTTGGCACTGTTCCAGCGGAGCTACTCGATCTCGGATTCTCCTTGCGCAAGCCGATCTCGAAACGTGACCATGCCGGTGACACTGGTTCTCAGCACGAATGACGCGCCCATCCCACACGCAACGAGCCGTCTCTTCCTTGATACTGTTCTGAGCGATGACACCACTATCTTCGAGTTCCCGACCGGCCATGTCGGCACACTGGTCGGTGCATCTGCCCACGCCGCGTGGCATCAGAGAGTCGACCCCACGTCCGCAAGCTGCGTCGGCACGCTACCGAACACGACTGGACGGTGATCCGCACCGAGCTGGCCACGATGTTGTTTTCGGACTGGCGGACGTTCACATACCCATCGATCATACGTACAGTCGGTCGATTCGTCCTTCCCCGACCAGCGGTCCCTTCTGATGTATGGATCGCGCTCGATATGGTCTGTAAGTACGACGGACCGGCTCGGACTGATCGACCAGCCGACGTTCGTCTTCGATGGAACGCGCGACCCCTACTTCACGGAACTAATCCTCCGAGAAACCGCCGAGGAGATCCCAAACGCGACCCTTTCGCTCGCCCACGGGGCAAAACATGGCGCCTTTCACGAACGAAAGTGGTCGTTCGATGCGCAGGTGACCATCTTCTTGAACGATCATAGCGTCACTCGCTTTCCACAACTGCGCGAGCGTCACACGGAGCGATCGCAGCCCGGCCGCTTATTCACATCGCATTCTTTGCTCCGCCTATGGTCGATGTCGATAA
Coding sequences within it:
- a CDS encoding diacylglycerol/lipid kinase family protein, translated to MHTRAADCRYTVRETDEAGDAITLAKDAATDDVKLLAACGGDRTIHQVVSGLDQADALADTTVAVIPTGTGNNFAQNTGVTNIEQAFDLLEIGKGRCIDLGVADGEPFTNSCIAGLTAQTSSETDSDLKERLGTLAYVMTGFRQATEFNLLHVEIDTAPASTAPADSTWTAEALCILIGNARQFPGGGQSNVEDELFNITIVEEMPTNELLSGRLRYSDSLRAIPNM
- a CDS encoding alpha/beta fold hydrolase — encoded protein: MYGSRSIWSVSTTDRLGLIDQPTFVFDGTRDPYFTELILRETAEEIPNATLSLAHGAKHGAFHERKWSFDAQVTIFLNDHSVTRFPQLRERHTERSQPGRLFTSHSLLRLWSMSINV